In Streptomyces sp. NBC_00433, a single genomic region encodes these proteins:
- a CDS encoding 4'-phosphopantetheinyl transferase superfamily protein — translation MTDLVEVWLVADRRPDCALDGLLAVLDADERQRAEAYRSADDRRRFVLAHAALRHVVAGRLGAPPAEIRWARGPHGKPELTGPWRGTEVNLSHSGDVAMVALAAYRRVGVDVQRVLPHLDAAAMAARYFPPEEAAAIRATPDPATRATLFAHLWSRKEALTKAHGGRLTQGLRIPVTPSFGQAAGSGAYAPYADGPRADGPYVDGPRADGPYADGLPATGPLADGPRTDVRCAAGPAADDRHAAVPSADRTPPPRHPDDAWAGGYRISDVPAPPGYRAAVALSGRSDYRVTCHRWTWPVPAR, via the coding sequence GTGACGGACCTCGTCGAGGTGTGGCTGGTGGCCGACCGGCGCCCGGACTGCGCCCTGGACGGGCTGCTCGCCGTGCTCGACGCGGACGAGCGGCAACGCGCCGAGGCCTACCGCTCGGCCGACGACCGGCGCCGCTTCGTGCTGGCGCACGCCGCCCTCCGCCACGTCGTCGCCGGGCGGCTCGGCGCACCCCCTGCCGAGATCCGCTGGGCGCGCGGCCCGCACGGCAAACCCGAACTCACCGGTCCCTGGCGCGGGACCGAGGTCAACCTCTCCCACTCCGGCGACGTGGCGATGGTCGCGCTGGCCGCCTACCGCCGCGTCGGCGTCGACGTCCAGCGCGTGCTCCCGCACCTGGACGCCGCCGCGATGGCCGCCCGCTACTTCCCCCCGGAGGAGGCCGCCGCCATCCGCGCGACCCCCGACCCCGCGACCCGCGCCACCCTCTTCGCCCACCTCTGGTCCCGCAAGGAGGCCCTGACCAAGGCCCACGGCGGCCGCCTGACCCAGGGCCTGCGCATCCCGGTGACGCCATCGTTCGGGCAGGCGGCCGGCTCGGGCGCCTACGCCCCGTACGCCGACGGTCCGCGGGCGGACGGCCCGTACGTCGACGGTCCGCGGGCGGACGGCCCGTACGCCGACGGGCTACCCGCCACCGGCCCGCTCGCGGACGGCCCACGTACGGACGTGCGGTGCGCGGCCGGTCCGGCGGCCGACGACCGGCACGCGGCTGTCCCGTCCGCAGACCGCACGCCGCCGCCCCGGCACCCCGACGACGCGTGGGCCGGGGGCTACCGCATCAGCGACGTGCCCGCCCCGCCCGGCTACCGGGCGGCCGTCGCCCTGTCCGGGCGGTCGGACTACCGGGTGACCTGCCACCGATGGACCTGGCCGGTCCCGGCGCGGTGA
- a CDS encoding acetylxylan esterase: MALFDLPLAELERYAPAVPEPDDFDAFWAGTLKQSDAAPVLVDVTPVDAGLSLVDTWDVTFAGYGGQPVRGWFTRPRGAGAPLPAVVEYLGYGRGRGLPHERLTWAAAGYAHLLMDSRGQGDLYGNGGDTPDPGGGAPGGPGVATRGIRSPHDYYYRRLITDAVRAVTAARALPGVDRDRVAAVGNSQGGGLALAVAGLVPDLAALMVSAPFLCHIQRAIDITDADPYGEIVRYLAVNREAEADVRRTLSYVDGVLFARRATAPVHVGVGLRDTVCPPSTVFAACNHYGSARPGRADRTVHVYPFNHHEGGEALHTRRQLAWLASRLGD; encoded by the coding sequence GTGGCCCTGTTCGACCTTCCGCTCGCCGAGCTGGAGCGGTACGCCCCCGCGGTGCCCGAGCCCGACGACTTCGACGCCTTCTGGGCCGGCACCCTGAAGCAGTCGGACGCCGCGCCGGTGCTCGTCGACGTCACACCGGTGGACGCGGGCCTGAGCCTGGTCGACACCTGGGACGTGACCTTCGCCGGTTACGGCGGCCAGCCCGTGCGCGGCTGGTTCACCCGCCCCCGCGGCGCCGGCGCCCCGCTGCCCGCGGTCGTCGAATACCTCGGCTACGGCCGCGGCCGCGGCCTCCCGCACGAGCGGCTGACCTGGGCCGCCGCCGGCTACGCGCACCTGCTGATGGACAGCCGCGGCCAGGGCGACCTGTACGGCAACGGCGGCGACACCCCCGACCCGGGCGGCGGCGCCCCCGGCGGCCCCGGCGTGGCGACCCGCGGCATACGCTCCCCGCACGACTACTACTACCGCCGCCTGATCACCGACGCCGTCCGCGCCGTCACCGCGGCCCGCGCGCTCCCGGGCGTCGACCGGGACCGGGTGGCCGCGGTGGGCAACAGCCAGGGCGGCGGCCTGGCGCTCGCGGTCGCCGGCCTCGTCCCGGACCTCGCCGCGCTGATGGTCTCGGCGCCCTTCCTGTGCCACATCCAGCGCGCCATCGACATCACGGACGCGGACCCGTACGGCGAGATCGTCCGCTATCTCGCCGTGAACCGCGAGGCGGAGGCCGACGTCCGCCGCACCCTGTCCTACGTCGACGGCGTCCTCTTCGCCCGCCGCGCCACCGCCCCCGTCCACGTCGGCGTCGGCCTGCGCGACACGGTCTGCCCGCCCAGCACGGTCTTCGCCGCCTGCAACCACTACGGCTCGGCCCGCCCCGGGCGCGCGGACCGTACCGTCCACGTCTACCCGTTCAACCACCACGAGGGCGGCGAGGCGCTGCACACCCGCCGCCAACTCGCCTGGCTCGCCTCGCGGTTGGGCGACTAG
- a CDS encoding PLP-dependent aminotransferase family protein, which yields MTFELRRDDLHASVSDPESASMNFLNEVAARFPDAISLAAGRPYDGFHSTDELPRYLAGYLAHLEALGLTHEQRQRQLLQYGRTNGYLGALIARMLDVDEDISVPEQAVMVTSGCQEAMVIALRGLCARPGDVVLAVDPCYVGLTGAARLLGVEVVPVPESADGLDPETVPAVVAAVRASGRRPRALYVVPSFANPSGASMPVAARRRLLEVAEEAGLLILEDDPYGLFGLDDEPRPTLKALDTGRQVVYLGSFAKSCFPGARVGFLVADQTVVAADGGRAFLAEELSSVKSLLTVNTSPVAQAVIGGFLVEAGCSLRAAAKEKIAFYRGNLRILLDALERSFGDDPRVRWNAPAGGFFAVVDVPLTADEAMLETSGRDYGVLWTPMSFFYGPGSGGGRRSIRLSCSALPPDRVEEGVRRLAELVGDRAVPA from the coding sequence ATGACGTTCGAGCTGCGACGCGACGACCTGCACGCCTCCGTCTCCGACCCGGAATCCGCGTCGATGAACTTCCTCAACGAGGTCGCCGCCCGCTTCCCCGACGCCATCTCGCTCGCCGCGGGCCGCCCCTACGACGGCTTCCACAGCACCGACGAGCTGCCCCGCTACCTCGCGGGCTACCTCGCCCACCTGGAGGCGCTCGGCCTCACCCACGAGCAGCGGCAGCGCCAGCTGCTGCAATACGGGCGGACCAACGGCTACCTGGGCGCGCTCATCGCCCGCATGCTCGACGTGGACGAGGACATCTCGGTGCCCGAGCAGGCGGTCATGGTCACCAGCGGCTGCCAGGAGGCCATGGTCATCGCGCTGCGCGGCCTGTGCGCGCGGCCCGGTGACGTGGTGCTGGCGGTCGACCCCTGCTACGTCGGGCTCACCGGGGCGGCCCGGCTGCTCGGCGTCGAGGTCGTGCCGGTGCCGGAGTCCGCCGACGGGCTCGACCCGGAGACGGTGCCCGCGGTGGTGGCCGCGGTGAGGGCCAGTGGGCGGCGGCCGCGCGCGCTGTATGTGGTGCCGAGTTTCGCGAACCCGTCGGGCGCGTCCATGCCGGTGGCGGCGCGGCGGCGGCTGCTTGAGGTCGCCGAGGAGGCCGGGCTGCTGATCCTGGAGGACGACCCCTACGGCCTCTTCGGCCTGGACGACGAACCCCGGCCCACGCTCAAGGCGTTGGACACCGGCCGACAGGTCGTCTACCTCGGCTCGTTCGCCAAGTCCTGCTTCCCCGGGGCCCGGGTGGGCTTCCTGGTCGCCGACCAGACGGTGGTCGCCGCGGACGGCGGGCGGGCTTTCCTGGCCGAAGAACTGTCCTCCGTCAAGAGCCTGTTGACGGTCAACACCTCGCCGGTGGCGCAGGCGGTCATCGGCGGCTTCCTGGTCGAGGCCGGGTGCAGCCTGCGGGCGGCGGCCAAGGAGAAGATCGCCTTCTACCGGGGGAATCTGCGTATCCTGCTCGACGCGTTGGAGCGCAGCTTCGGCGACGACCCCCGGGTGCGCTGGAACGCCCCCGCCGGCGGCTTCTTCGCCGTGGTCGACGTGCCGCTGACAGCCGACGAGGCGATGCTGGAGACCTCCGGCCGGGACTACGGGGTGCTGTGGACCCCGATGAGCTTCTTCTACGGACCCGGGTCCGGCGGCGGCCGCCGGTCGATCCGGCTGTCGTGCAGCGCGCTGCCGCCGGACCGCGTCGAGGAGGGTGTGCGCAGGCTGGCCGAACTGGTCGGGGACCGGGCGGTGCCGGCGTGA
- a CDS encoding alpha-hydroxy-acid oxidizing protein gives MTAPARRVPPPQGRAPELRLPPPQGPAPARHVPPPRDPAPVRVEDYRRIARRRLGRPVWDFIDGGAESERTVAANRRAFGRVTLRPRVLVDVSRCDTATELLGARVGTPIAVAPTAYHRLVHQDGEVATAEGAGAAGALFVVSIYASRTLEDIAAAAAGPLWIQLYWLRRRELLAELVARAAAAGCRAVVLTVDAPRLGRRHRDARNGFALDPGIRAANLDAALMTAAHLPAAGRSALAEHAAEAVDPSVTWSDLAWLRERSDLPLVLKGVLTAEDAAAAVAHGADAIIVSNHGGRQLDRASASLDALAEVVAAVGGSCPVLLDGGVRGGTDAFAALALGASAVLLGRPVLWGLAADGAAGVAGVLGLATEELAHTMALAGRPDLASIDRSAVTLRAEAR, from the coding sequence ATGACCGCCCCCGCGCGGCGCGTGCCGCCGCCGCAGGGTCGGGCGCCCGAGCTGCGCCTGCCGCCGCCCCAAGGCCCCGCACCGGCGCGGCATGTCCCGCCGCCGCGAGACCCGGCCCCCGTGCGGGTCGAGGACTACCGGCGCATCGCGCGGCGGCGGCTCGGCCGGCCGGTCTGGGACTTCATCGACGGCGGCGCCGAGAGCGAGCGGACCGTCGCGGCGAACCGGCGTGCCTTCGGGCGGGTCACGCTGCGGCCGCGCGTGCTGGTCGACGTGTCGCGGTGCGACACCGCGACGGAGCTGCTCGGCGCGCGGGTGGGGACGCCGATCGCGGTCGCGCCGACCGCGTATCACCGGCTCGTGCACCAGGACGGCGAGGTCGCCACCGCCGAGGGCGCCGGTGCGGCCGGGGCGCTGTTCGTGGTCAGCATCTACGCCAGCCGCACCCTGGAGGACATCGCCGCCGCGGCGGCGGGCCCGCTGTGGATCCAGCTCTACTGGCTGCGCCGCCGCGAACTGCTCGCCGAACTCGTCGCCAGGGCGGCCGCCGCGGGCTGCCGCGCGGTCGTACTGACCGTGGACGCGCCCCGGTTGGGGCGGCGGCACCGCGACGCGCGCAACGGCTTCGCCCTCGACCCCGGCATCCGGGCCGCCAACCTGGACGCGGCCCTGATGACCGCCGCCCACCTGCCCGCCGCCGGGCGCTCCGCGCTGGCGGAGCACGCGGCCGAGGCCGTCGACCCGTCCGTGACGTGGTCCGACCTCGCGTGGCTACGGGAGCGCAGCGACCTGCCGCTGGTGCTCAAGGGCGTCCTCACCGCCGAGGACGCCGCAGCGGCGGTGGCGCACGGCGCCGACGCGATCATCGTGTCCAACCACGGCGGCCGCCAACTCGACCGCGCGAGCGCCAGCCTGGACGCGCTGGCCGAGGTGGTGGCCGCGGTCGGGGGCTCGTGCCCGGTGCTGCTGGACGGCGGGGTGCGCGGCGGCACCGACGCCTTCGCCGCCCTCGCGCTGGGGGCGAGCGCGGTGCTGCTGGGCCGGCCCGTCCTGTGGGGGCTCGCGGCGGACGGCGCCGCCGGGGTGGCCGGCGTCCTCGGCCTGGCCACCGAGGAGTTGGCCCACACCATGGCGCTGGCCGGTCGGCCGGACCTGGCGTCGATCGACAGATCAGCGGTCACGCTGAGAGCGGAGGCACGATGA
- a CDS encoding alpha/beta hydrolase, with translation MPLDPQIQALRDQRARSGEAPLYMLTVEQARAADLAAIQAAGGSPRALHSVEDRKIPGPDGVLPARVYRPSGERRLPVLLYYFGGGWTLGSIDTADVLCRTLAAEAGCLVVSVGYRLAPEFPFPAAVHDCHAALRWVAAHADEIGADPARLAVGGDSAGGNLAAAVTLLARDRGDIGLAGQLLVYPNTDQPADAASARDSESADPYLFNHHSVAWYARHYLRDPADAADPLASPLRAADLSGLPPALVITAEYDPLRDQGEAYARRLAEAGVAVEATRYPGMAHGFFAMAGAVDAATTANLQAARHLRRWFGLPDRP, from the coding sequence ATGCCGCTCGATCCGCAGATCCAGGCCCTGCGCGACCAGCGCGCCCGCAGCGGCGAGGCGCCGCTCTACATGCTCACCGTCGAGCAGGCGCGGGCCGCCGACCTGGCCGCGATCCAGGCGGCCGGGGGGAGCCCGCGGGCCTTGCACAGCGTCGAGGACCGGAAGATCCCCGGGCCCGACGGCGTCCTGCCCGCGCGGGTCTACCGGCCGAGCGGTGAACGGCGACTGCCGGTGCTGCTCTACTACTTCGGCGGCGGCTGGACGCTCGGCAGCATCGACACCGCCGACGTCCTGTGCAGGACGCTGGCTGCGGAGGCCGGGTGCCTGGTCGTCAGCGTCGGATACCGGCTGGCGCCGGAATTCCCGTTTCCCGCGGCGGTGCACGACTGCCATGCCGCCCTGCGCTGGGTCGCCGCCCATGCGGACGAGATCGGCGCCGACCCGGCGCGGCTGGCGGTCGGCGGCGACAGCGCGGGCGGCAACCTCGCGGCCGCGGTGACGCTGCTCGCCCGGGACCGGGGCGACATCGGGCTGGCCGGACAGCTCCTGGTGTACCCGAACACCGACCAGCCGGCCGACGCCGCCTCGGCGCGCGACAGCGAGAGCGCCGACCCGTACCTCTTCAACCACCACTCGGTGGCCTGGTACGCCCGCCACTACCTGCGCGACCCGGCCGACGCCGCCGACCCGCTGGCGTCACCGCTGCGGGCCGCCGACCTGAGCGGGCTGCCGCCGGCCCTGGTCATCACCGCCGAGTACGACCCGCTGCGCGACCAGGGCGAGGCGTACGCGCGGCGCCTCGCGGAGGCCGGCGTGGCGGTCGAGGCCACCCGCTACCCGGGCATGGCCCACGGCTTCTTCGCCATGGCCGGCGCGGTCGACGCCGCCACCACCGCCAACCTCCAGGCGGCCCGCCACCTGCGCCGCTGGTTCGGGCTGCCGGACAGGCCCTAG
- a CDS encoding phosphopantetheine-binding protein has product MTEQDTAPSVAADPALRDRLVDSIRDLLPHVLKREVAGVTADTELMEALGLSSTTGLELVLELEERLELEISVEELGRDDFGTVGSLADYVAGNLLTEA; this is encoded by the coding sequence ATGACGGAGCAGGACACCGCCCCGAGCGTCGCCGCCGACCCGGCGCTGCGCGACCGCCTGGTCGACAGCATCCGCGACCTCCTCCCGCACGTGCTCAAGCGCGAGGTCGCCGGGGTGACGGCGGACACCGAGCTGATGGAAGCGCTCGGGCTGAGTTCGACCACCGGCCTCGAACTCGTCCTCGAACTGGAGGAGCGCCTCGAACTGGAGATCAGCGTCGAGGAGTTGGGCCGCGACGACTTCGGCACGGTCGGCTCGCTCGCCGACTACGTCGCGGGAAACCTGCTCACGGAAGCGTGA
- a CDS encoding LacI family DNA-binding transcriptional regulator has translation MTSSVPAGGPRAATIAVIATEVGVSVATVSKVLNGRPDVAPDTRARVEASLERHRYRRRTRRPAETTSQIHLVFHEFDSAWAMEIIRGVERAAATAGVELVLTQMGGRHRPSDTWLDLIVGRQPLGVLLVQCGLTPAQQEKLRRQRVPFVAVDTDSATPASVPTVGSNNWNGGLIAARHLLALGHRRIAVIAGPEDLLCSRARVAGFSSAHDEAGLAMDQGLVRHGNFYLDAGYEHGMELLRLPDPPTAIFAGSDAQAMGVLRAARHLGLELPGDLSVVGYDNLPVAAWTEPPLTTVHQPLHDMAGAATRMLLDLAAGVEVRSSRIDLGTELIVRESTAPPRPGR, from the coding sequence TTGACCAGTTCCGTTCCAGCCGGCGGGCCGCGCGCCGCGACGATCGCCGTCATCGCCACCGAGGTCGGCGTGTCGGTGGCGACCGTCTCCAAAGTGCTCAACGGACGCCCCGACGTCGCGCCGGACACCAGGGCGCGGGTCGAGGCCAGCCTCGAACGGCACCGCTACCGCCGCAGGACCCGGCGCCCGGCGGAGACGACCAGCCAGATCCACCTGGTCTTCCACGAGTTCGACTCCGCCTGGGCGATGGAGATCATCCGCGGCGTCGAGCGCGCGGCGGCCACCGCCGGGGTCGAACTGGTGCTCACCCAGATGGGCGGCAGGCACCGCCCCTCCGACACCTGGCTCGACCTGATCGTCGGCCGGCAGCCGCTCGGCGTGCTGCTGGTGCAGTGCGGGCTCACGCCCGCCCAGCAGGAGAAGCTCCGCAGGCAGCGGGTGCCCTTCGTCGCCGTCGACACCGACAGCGCGACCCCCGCCTCGGTCCCCACCGTCGGCTCCAACAACTGGAACGGCGGCCTGATCGCCGCCCGCCACCTGCTGGCGCTCGGCCACCGCAGGATCGCCGTCATCGCCGGCCCCGAGGACCTGCTGTGCAGCCGCGCCCGGGTGGCCGGATTCAGCTCGGCGCACGACGAGGCGGGCCTCGCGATGGACCAGGGACTCGTCCGGCACGGCAATTTCTACCTCGACGCCGGCTACGAGCACGGCATGGAGCTGCTGCGGCTCCCCGACCCGCCGACCGCCATCTTCGCCGGATCCGACGCGCAGGCCATGGGCGTCCTGCGGGCCGCCCGGCACCTCGGCCTCGAACTGCCCGGCGACCTGTCCGTCGTCGGCTACGACAACCTGCCGGTCGCCGCGTGGACGGAGCCCCCGCTCACCACCGTCCACCAGCCGCTGCACGACATGGCGGGCGCCGCGACCCGGATGCTGCTCGACCTGGCGGCCGGCGTCGAGGTGCGGAGCAGCCGCATCGACCTGGGCACGGAGCTGATCGTCCGGGAGAGCACCGCGCCGCCCAGACCGGGCCGCTGA